The Brassica oleracea var. oleracea cultivar TO1000 chromosome C7, BOL, whole genome shotgun sequence sequence ACTCTCGAAGAATTTCTCCGGGTATGCGATCGTATTCGGGTGACGAACTGCAACAACAAGAAACACGCCGTTAGGATACTCGAATAAAGCATGATGACAACAAACACTATCTACCAAGCGTTTTGTCCCCAGGTGGCTCCGAGAAGGCATGCTCGTCAGATTTGACGTAAAAATATGAGCNNNNNNNNNNNNNNNNNNNNNNNNNNNNNNNNNNNNNNNNNNNNNNNNNNNNNNNNNNNNNNNNNNNNNNNNNNNNNNNNNNNNNNNNNNNNNNNNNNNNNNNNNNNNNNNNNNNNNNNNNNNNNNNNNNNNNNNNNNNNNNNNNNNNNNNNNNNNNNNNNNNNNNNNNNNNNNNNNNNNNNNNNNNNNNNNNNNNNNNNNNNNNNNNNNNNNNNNNNNNNNNNNNNNNNNNNNNNNNNNNNNNNNNNNNNNNNNNNNNNNNNNNNNNNNNNNNNNNNNNNNNNNNNNNNNNNNNNNNNNNNNNNNNNNNNNNNNNNNNNNNNNNNNNNNNNNNNNNNNNNNNNNNNNNNNNNNNNNNNNNNNNNNNNNNNNNNNNNNNNNNNNNNNNNNNNNNNNNNNNNNCGTGGGTCGGCAGTCTATCTGGTCGAAAGGAATCTCCCGACTAGCTCGCCTCAAAGATCTCGAGGCTTGGCTAGACGCTTCAGAGACGCTACCGCTCACGTCACTGCTCCCGACTTCAACGCGATCCGCGCGTTCGTCACGGATCATCTTATGAGCATCAGCGACCAAAAGGCGTTGAGATAGGGTCATATTGTCTAAATCCCGAAGAGCGTCGCGATGAATCAAGTCGAAATCATCCAGCGGGCTGTCAGCTACCCGCTCATCTCTGGTCGGACTCGGAGAATCTGCGACGCCCTTCCCTTTTTCTTCTCGCGACAAACGACCTCTCAGAGGCATGATCCTGGATTTAGGGGACGACTACAACCGCCAGACGATACCGACAAGCCTGTGTGAGGAGGAACGTACCTAGAGAGAGAAAGTAAAAGTAGAGAGAAGGGAGAGAAAGCGGAATACCTGAAATTGCAGAGAAGAATGACGAAAGCGAAAGGGAGGAGCCTATTTATAGAAAAAACAAGGGCACATCCTCCGAAGCGCAATCATTAGGTCTACAGAAACCTAAATGGGCCTCAAAGGCCGCCTAAATACCCAAAGGCTTACTCGCGACGGTTCGGTTTCTCACTTAAACCGATCTCTAATCGAGATGCCAGACCGAAATTAATCCCCGATTTCGGTCTAAACCGGTTTTCTAACGTAAACCGATGAGATAAGCTTGAGCTCTTATATCGGAGTAATTCGCCTACCGAGTAAAACGTGCCTCCGTGACAAAAACCTCGGCGAGCAAAGCAGATCATGAAGAAGTACTACTCTAAGCGACTAGAAACGTCAATAAAACGGCNNNNNNNNNNNNNNNNNNNNNNNNNNNNNNNNNAAGCTTGACCAGTTTAGTCGGCTTAAGCGGCTAAAGGTGTCGGCTCGATCCCAAAGTACTTTTAGCCGATCAGCTAAGCCGACTAAATACGCTCGGCTAATAGAGAACAGTACCAAGGCCCGCATACTCGGCATTTAATGACATGGCCCAAAGGACGACACGATTAGGGCATCACGGACGGTTACACTATAAGAGGGGATGAGGAGACAACGAAAAGGGGGACTTTTGGACAACACACACAGAAGCGGCTAGATCTAGGGTTTCCTAATCATCTCTTTGATCCTGTTGCTTAAACCTTTGATCTTGTCTCCTTATTTCCCGTCAATCTTGTAACCTCTTGTTGATTCTAATAAAAGCGTCTTTAGTCACCCCATTCCTACGTTCATTATTCTAATCATTCTCTATAATAGCCTTAGCACATCTTCAACAATTCCACATTCGTAACCATCTATCAAAACAGTGTATATAGCTACATTTGGTTTACAACCTTTACGTATCATATTCTCGAAAACAGCATATCATTCGTATAACTTCCCCTCCTTGCAAAATCCTCCAATCACTAAACTATACGCATGAGACGGGACTTGAAGTCTCTTCTCATTCATTTCTTGATAGAAAGCCGCGCAAGAACCAAAATCACTATCTGCATAACACGCCTGAATTATCGTCATATATGTAATCTTATCAGCATCAACGCCTCTTGCATCCATATCTCTAAGCTTCTCCATAGCTTTTTGTGTCTGCCCTGCTTTACAATAACCCTTGATCGTCGTATCGGGTTTGATCCTGCCACTTTCCATAACTTCAAAAACACGCTCATAATCAATGAAACAATCATATGAAACTCCGTTCTCATAATTTCAGGACAGACAAACTTAACTCTATCCACATCTTTCACCATAGCCAATACATCAACCAGTGAGACATAACACTCGAGTTGTCTATATACTTCCTCTGCTTACCAGCCCAATAGAAGAAACGCCAAGCAATATTGTGTCTTTCTCGAACCTCGTCGCATTTCAACACAAAACTAGGCGATAGTGTGATGGTCCCAAACCGGTCCATAAAAGGAAAATGGCTTGTATACGGTCCAATAGTGGAGAAGACCTAGGGTTCCCTTCTCTTTCGTCTCATTTAGAAACTAAAGCGAAGCTCTGCAGGAAAATTCCAGAGACTCAAAATCCTATGCGCCGTCTCTCTCTCCTCCCTCTCTCCCGTTGTGATCTCTCTCCTCTTTCTCTCTCTCATGCGCCATCTCTCTCTCCTCTCCACACACTCTCTCTCCTCGCTGGATCCAAGATGGTGGTCGCGAGTGGTGGTGGTGGCTGTGTGTTGTTGTTCGTCGCTAGATCTCGTCTCCCTTGTCGCTTGTTCTCCAGATCTAGTTCCAGATTTAAATAAGGTAAGGTGATTCGAACCCAGTTTGTTCTCATGATCTGTATACTCTTTGATGTTGGAATTAGGTTTTGGTTAGTCCTTTCTTGATGATTAGGTTGATAGATCATAATGGATGCTAAGTTGTTAGATCTATGAATCATGATGCGTAAAAACTGTCACATTGTTAAAAATTAATGGACTATCTTGTGTTGCTGTGATGAATGATGATGATTGTTTGCTTGTTGTGTGATCGGTTGCCTTGATGCTTGAGATGATTGTTCATGAAAGTTAGGATGCTAGAAAGAACTGCACACCTAAGTTATTAGATGAATGTAAAATGAGAATGTTGCAATTGGTATCAGATGTAAATGAACTAATGGAAATGAATGATCGATTAAATCGAATGTTGAGTATGAAGAGTATTATATTTGACATCGAGAACGGGTGGCGTCCAGCGACGAATGAGTTAATGAGAATGAGAATATTGAGTAAATGAGAAATTATGTGAAGTTAAGACACGTTGATGATAAGGGCGCCGTAGCTTAACAGGAAGTACCCACGAGAAGTAAATGTTAAGGGCGCCGTAGGATGGAGTCATGCCGAGTCGTGGCAGAAATGACTATTATGACCGCATGACGGACATAGCCAGAAGGGGCCAAAACTGAAAGATGAGAAAAAAAAGTCAAGAAAGAACCTCGAGGGTGAATAATTCTCATAATGAAAGTTTCAATGTGGATTTCTCCAAAAAAAACTTCAATTTATTTTTTTAAATTATATAAATAAGTGTTCCAGATTCTTAGACTTATCTTGTCTCAGGTATGCAGGGATACATGGATCTATATTATTACCTTTTATTCGCTTTTTCTGCATCAACGTTAGACCCTTAAGCTATCCTTGGTTTCTCTTTGGCCACTGTTTTTAAACTGCATGGCCATCATGTATTCCTCTTTCTTCTCGCCAGAGGAATTTGTTTAGCTTTGTAAAACAACATTTACGCAAATGTTAAATCTGATTCTAACTCAGGGAAGAAAATGCAACAAGAAAAACTGTGATTCTTGTAATTATATGATCCGATTTTCGTAAATATGTAAATATACACATTCGATTTCCTGAAATACCATCCCTGTAGTAACCTTGACATGCTCTTTTGCTCGTTTTCAGCTATTGAAGGAATATCAAGCATGGGCTTCTTGAGACACTTCAAGGCAACCTCTTTGGACATGCGAGATCTGATAATAAAGCAAAAATGTACCTTGCCTGGTTCAGAGAATATATGCCTCCTTGTTAGAAAGGCTGTTAAATTAATTGGGTTCACAAACAACATTGGACGGCCACGGCCTATCCCGTTCCGTTTAATACCGAGGCCCGAAGGCAAAAGTGGGCTAAACATAATAACACAATCCCACATCGGTTATCATCATAAATATAATTTAATATATAAAGGTACAAATCCATTAAATGTATAAGATTACTCCACCATGGAGTGAGATATAGAGTTGAAGCATTTCTTAATCAATATTTACTTTTACTCTATTTTAAAGGGAAAAAATGGAGTGGAGATAAAAATGTCCTTAGTAATTCTTTGGCCTAACCGCCCGGGTTATCCTATCCTTATCAATTGACTTTTTGAAATAATTAAAAAGTTTAAGACTTGCATGGCTCCTCTTAAGTACGAGATGGAGTTCATACCGTGTTTTGTAAAAAAATTAAATTATTATTCTAATTTTTAGTTTTCGACCGAAATTATAAAAAAAACAAGTAACGGAATGCATAATCTAAACTAAACAAACAACTACACACATTTGGCGGAGCCACGCTATGTGAGAGGGGGGCATCTGCCCCCATCAATTTTTCAAAATTTCATGTAAAAAATTGAATAAACTCAATATGCCCCATTGTTTTTAACAAATATAGTTTTAATTCATTAACCAATTTTACTTATGCCCTCAATAAAAAAATGATATGCATTCGCCTCTATACACACATCAACACAATCAGAAAAGAAAGATGATAAGAAGACAACTTAAAAATAAATGACCGTGAAGAGAGCTCAAACCAAAGGCAATGCTAAAGTCCGAGAAGACAAGTTAATTGTCGCGAGCTAACGATAGATAAATGCTCTCAACCTTGAATCTACGGTTCCAATAGCTTCCGAAAAGACTACCAGAGACAAACCATTGAAGCTTCGGTTTTGGAAAACTTCTTGAAAAGTCGTTTAACATAAATTTCATTAGAAAACTTTCTAAGAAGTCTTCTAAACTCTAAACTACTTGTCATTCTTGAAAACTTCCCAAAAAATATTCTAGTTTATCATATGTTAGAAATTTTTTCAAAACGTCACCTAAACCCTAAAATCAAATAACTAAATAACAACAAATACTTCATTAAAATTAATATCAATTTATAAAATGTTTAATATACACAAAACTAAACATATATAAGTCAAATTAAAAAAAAAATTAAAAAAAATTCTAAAATCTAACCTTATAAATACAAACAATAATGCAGTCTACTCATCTATGTTGAAAATAATTTAATTTTAGTAAATTTAAATTAATAACATTTTGAATTATTTATAATTATATGATTTTAATTTATTCCCCGTCAAAATATTTTTTTATATATTTTATAATTTTTTTTTTAAGATAAAATATTGTGATTTAATCATCAGAGTGAATACAAGTTTTTTTCTGTCTGATCATACGAACCTGATTGTAATTCCACTAGGTTTATAAATTATTTTTGCATTTAACTATATTTAGAATTTATTTTGTATTCAATATCAAATTTTAGGTCATTTTTTGGCAAACCGATCCATTTTTAATTTAGAGTTTTTACTGTATATTTCGAATTTGTCTATTATTATGTAATTTTTTTTTTTAAATATTGAAAACTCGTAAATATAAATTGAGTCCAAATTTGACCAACGACAAATTACTATTTCTCAAAGCAGTTCAAGAAGAACACATTACAAATGAAAAATCAGACGCAACCAAACCCAAACCAAAAAAACAATTTTTTTTTCTAGCAAACCACCACCCAAAACTTGATTTATATCATATAAACCGACGGACCATGACTCTTCAAATTAAGAAAACACAAAGACCAGACTGACTCTTCCTTCTTCTTCTTCTTCTTCATCATACTCACTGCTGCTTACACTCCGCGGGCCTCTCACCTTGTTGACCTTCAGCAAGTTGACTTCTTCCCGACTTCTGATCACAGAGAAAACCCTTTAATTATTCAACAAGAAAGAGATCCTAAGGTTGAGATTTTGTGATCGTTAAACCTTGTGCCCAGCTGATGACTGCACAAAACAACGAGAAACCACCAAGATCAGTTCACAAGGTTTTAACTTTATAAAAGAGAAACAGAGGGTAAAAACATTTTAACCACATAGTACCTTCTTTCTTCTCCTCTTTCCTAGCTCTGCCTCTTCATCCTCGTCATCTTCCTCATCATCATCATCATCCTCGTCCTCATCATCTTCCTCGTCGTCCTCATCATCATCTTCATCAATCTCATCATCATCGTCCTCATCAATCTCAAGGTCATCTGGATCAACAGCTTCACCAGTGAACCATGACACAGCATGGGAAATGATTTTCTCTTTAATGGTTGATCTACATGATAAAACAGTGGACAGATTCAGATCCTAAAAGTAATTTAAGAAGCAAATAGAACTGAAGATGAGATATAACAAGGTACATACCCAATATCGTAATCATGCTCCATTTGGCCTTGGAGTTCATCAGCCTGTGCACGAATAAATTATCAGGTTAGCATTTAAAGCATTCTGAAGTACTGAGTCCAAAACTAAAACTGCTTTTGTGGATGGCCATACCATGTCATCATCAAGATCATCCTCGTCCTCAGGAACTTGAGGTGGACTGAAGAAGTTGAAGAAACTCTCACAGTCCTCAGTCTTAGTGATCGGCTTTGTGTTTTTGGATCCCTTCTTTGGCTTCTTTTTCAGGATCTTCTGAGTCAAACATTTTCCAGGATACCACTCAATCTCCGTCCTGTACAATATTAGTTTAACCATCAATAAGACTTCTTTGTCTTTTAGAAACAAAAAAAAAAGCAAATATATAGATAGAGAGCAAAGGATCATACCCAATGGCCTTCTCGAGGATAGGCTCATCTTCATCAATCATGTGATATGTCTTGGTCAAGACAGTGTTCTTGAAGTAAGGGTTCTCATCAAAGAAAAACTCGAGCTTGAACCCTTTTGGTTCTTCAACCCTATTCCACTTGATGTCCTTAAGATATTTGAGAGCACCTTCATCTCGCTCAGTTATCTACAATCATGCGAAACAAAAAAAAAACATCAAGACTAAGAGAGTAGACTCTTCATAAAAAGAATAGAGTATCCAAATAAGCGAACCTCCTCAGTGGTAATTTCGTTGTTCTTCAGTGCGATAAGCCAGAAATCCGGTACTCCTTTCTCTGCAGAGAGTAAAAAAACAGATGATTTCACTATAATTGGAAGCTAAAAAAAAACACAACAATAGTTTAGTCTAAGTAACTACTGATAACAAACCTTGAGCAGCTTTATCTGCTCCTTGTTCTGTTTTCACTTCCTCAGGTAAACCTTCAACTTCAACCACACCGGTCACAATCTCACATCTCTGAATATGATCATCAACATCACTTATAAATCATACAAGAGAGAGAGAAGTCTTATTGAACTTTTATTAGTCTTATTCTAATAATGTCGGGAAAGCAGAAAAGCATGAATATCAAGTATAATCATTATTATTGATCAACAAAGAAAGTACACTAAGTAGCAACTGAGAGAAGTCATATCAAACGTTTCTTAATCGAGATTTCACGTGATGAAAAGAATCAAAGATCATTTTTTCATACCTTGGTGTAGAAAGGCTGATACAACGTTTGATACTTAGCTTCTAGAGCTGCCCTCTCTTCGAAGAACTTTGCTTCAATTTCATCATGTTGGTTCTGCAATGTAGCAAAAAAAAAAGAATTTTAAGACTCCCCAAAAATATCATCAGGTCCAACTAATTCAAACTAAATGCAAAATCCAAGATCACAAATTAAAAAGAGACTAGGTCTATAGTGATCTAGCTGGAAGGTTAACTCACTTGAATCTCTCTTAGAACCTCAACACGCTTCCTGACTGCCGGAGTCAAGTTCTCAAGGACATCCGAGTGTTGTCCAGCCAAATTCTGCAACTTATCCTGCACACACACACACACACACACAAAACAATCAAATCAAGATGCAGAGACAATTCTCAAACCCAAAGTCCGTTGCTCTAAACCATTTTAATCCCATCAAAACAGCACAAACAGACAGAGTAACAATCAAATCAAGATGCAGAGACAATCCTTTATCTTGAAATGATCAAGATGCAGAGATCAAGTTGCTCTAAACCAATTTGATCCCATCAATTCTCAAAAATCAGTAAAAATCACATATATAGCAACTGTCTGTAAGTTACAAACTTTCAAAGTAAAGATGCAGAGAAAACAAATCCCAACAGTAAACCCAAAAAAGAAGTCACCTTGAGAGCATTAACAAGGCCTGCTCGATCCTCCTCGTTAAGAGCTAATAAAGCAAAAACAGAAGCATTTTAAAATAAAATCCACATGAAAATCGACGTCGTTCTATAGAGAAAGAGAGAGAGAGGGGATATACATACCGGCGGTGAGACCGGACATGTTCAAGTTGTCTTTGTCGTTGCTCATCTTCTCGCAATCAAGAGGAGAATCTGGCGGAGGAAACGGAGGATAAGAGTGAAAGACCCCTTAAAACCCTAACAGCCCAGGGAGAAAATTAAATAAATAAATAAAAATAGAAAAGGGGCCGTTATTATTTAGATATGAAATGAGCTGGCAGAAATAGCTGGGGCACTTTATAAGACCCACCTACGCGGCAATATCTTTTCCTTTCCTTCATTTTTGATATTTGTTTCCTATTTTGATTTATTTGCAAACTAAAGGTAAAATAGTGTTTGGTTCTGTAACGCACCGAGAAAGTACGTAATGAATTTATGAATTTGATTCCTAAAGAATAGATTTTTAAGTTTTTTTGGAGATTCCGATATCTAATACCTTAAAACTGAGATTTTTCTTCTTCTTTTTTCTTTCTGAAATTTCTACAATTTAAAAAAAAAATATAATTGTAGTAATTTATATATCAGAAATCACATACAATAAACAGATATTTCATAGAGTTTATTTTACAATTGTAAAAAGAAGAGTTTAAATTACACTAGAATTTATAAATAAAAAATGATATATTTACATTTATTACAATGATTTATCTTAATCGTATAGTGCTCCTTTGTTCCTCACATGTTCTACCTTAATCATAGTAACGGGTGTATTGAATGTCTTAGTGAAATTGATTCATTATTCCTAAGGATTTTGATCTCTATAAACAACGTGAGGATATAGGGTCACTAAACTGGTACCCCAAACGTAGCCTATCTTTTATATTGTTTAGATAGAGGTGGAAGAGCCAGGGGAGGCCAATTGAAGGGCGGTGATTTTCACATCACACCTATGTTGTTTCAGTGGCGGAACTAGATGGGGAGTGCCTGGGGCAGCTGCCCCCATGATTTTTTTTTTTGTGTAATTTTGTTTAGAATCAATATTATAATGAGCCAGTTTCGAGACTCTCCAGCGCGCCACGTCAGATTTTGTGGGACCCACCTTAATTTTTTTTTAAAGCATGGGCTAAGGATTTATGTGTTACTTTTTGGGCTTCGTATTTGTTCATATCTATTAAGTGGGCTTCGTATTCATAATGTAGATTAGGACATCTTCCGCGTATTGATAAACAAAAACGAGGGAGCCGTCGTTTTCCAGATCCTTCATTTGTGGTTGATTCCTCTTCAGGCCTCTCACCTATGTAACGCGATCTTAATGACTCTCAACACTTCCTCTGACGACGAAACGTCCTCCTGTAACACCTTCCGAACGTCTCCCGAAGACTCCTATATATAGAGTTCCAAGTAGTAAGCTATCGTTTTCCTCATACTTTTTTTCCCCACTTTTTACGATCTTTAAGTCTCTAAATCCGTTACGGAAATGGCTTCATCAGCAGCTCTAGTCGCTAACGCCGCCGCCGCCATCGCCAACTCCACGTTTGACTCTCTTCGCCTCGGAAGATCCGCTCAGTCTGTTGTTGGTCGCCCCATCCGCTTTTGGGATTCTCGGAACATCAACAAGAATGAAGAGTTCATGGGAATAACGATTCTCCTCCTCGATGAGTTGGTGAAGATTATTTCTAACCTATTTCCTTTGTTATTTGTCCTTTAAAATATATCACAGCTTCTCTTTTGTTCAGATATGAAACTTTTCTTCATGTTTATTTAGTTTTGTCTATGACCTTTTTCATGAAATACTAATGATCACGCTTCTTCATGTTTATTTAGTTTTGTCTATGATCTTTTTCATGAAATACTAATGATCTTCTTTTATTTTCATACAGGACTCGGTAATTCATGGTTTCATTCCAGCTAATCGGGCCAACCAGTACCGGTCATCTTTGAAAACCGGTTCCATTGTGAGATTGGATCGTTTTGAAGTTGCTAGGGTCGCTCACATGTACAAGATTATAGAGCATCAGAATCTTCAGCAGAAGCCACGAGCTCGAGTGGCAGCACCAAGCCATGTGGACCATCGCCTGCGTAGATCAGCAGCTTCAGCACTCTCCGATCAAGCTCAGCCTTGCTTCTCAGATGTCTACGTATTCGATCGAGTGAAACGACGACAGTGACAAGAGACTGCAAAGTCTTCGTGTTTTTTGGTAAGTAATAGCTTCGCTGAGAGAAATCAAATGAACCCATAATCCCCTATATATTATTTGTTAAACATTACAACTTCTTTTTGTAGACACGTGTCATCACTAGGATGATTCTTAGAATTATTAGAGAAATATGTTGGTTCATATAATTATATAATAAGCTTTTTATTAAACTAACCATAAATTTATTATTATTGTCATTTATTATTTCCTTAAATAAAAATTACGGAATTGCCTAATGTGTCTAAAGTATATATGACAATTAATGATTTTGAATAATAAAGATCTGATAAAAAAATGTATCTTCTATCAATTTGTTTAATTTTAAACTATTAAAATAATTTAAAAAAATCACAATAACCATATTATAAAAATATAGATTTTTCTGTATATGTTATATTTTGAATTAAAAAAAACGACTATAAATTACTAAAACTGTTAAAAGTCTCACATTCAAATTTTGCGATCCATGGTTTAAAATATTTGTTATGACAAAATACAAATGATTACAAAATCATATAAATAAAAGTATAATTTAATTAATCATTAATATTTAAAATATATATGTATATATATCATTGTAAATTAAACTATAAACCATATTGAATAAATAAATATTTTAATTTCAAAATTTACTTTGAATAATTTTTTTTGATAAAAGTTTTGAACTAACATTGATTAATGTTTTTAAATTATAAATTATTAAAATTATTAATCCTACAAGGAAAATTTTGTTATCAATAATTTAAAGTTTTTGCTATTAAAGATACACATGATCAAAAAAACATATGAGTAGAAAGCATCATCTACTAGACATTAATATTAAAAATATATTATGTATGTTAATATCATTTAAATTTAATTACATATCCTATCAATTTTTTTTAAAAAATTGTTTGAATTAATAAAATTGATTTATACGTTTGCACCAATTTAATTATATA is a genomic window containing:
- the LOC106301360 gene encoding nucleosome assembly protein 1;2 isoform X2 — encoded protein: MSNDKDNLNMSGLTAALNEEDRAGLVNALKDKLQNLAGQHSDVLENLTPAVRKRVEVLREIQNQHDEIEAKFFEERAALEAKYQTLYQPFYTKRCEIVTGVVEVEGLPEEVKTEQGADKAAQEKGVPDFWLIALKNNEITTEEITERDEGALKYLKDIKWNRVEEPKGFKLEFFFDENPYFKNTVLTKTYHMIDEDEPILEKAIGTEIEWYPGKCLTQKILKKKPKKGSKNTKPITKTEDCESFFNFFSPPQVPEDEDDLDDDMADELQGQMEHDYDIGSTIKEKIISHAVSWFTGEAVDPDDLEIDEDDDDEIDEDDDEDDEEDDEDEDDDDDEEDDEDEEAELGKRRRKKSSAGHKSGRSQLAEGQQGERPAECKQQ
- the LOC106301360 gene encoding nucleosome assembly protein 1;2 isoform X1, with translation MSNDKDNLNMSGLTAALNEEDRAGLVNALKDKLQNLAGQHSDVLENLTPAVRKRVEVLREIQNQHDEIEAKFFEERAALEAKYQTLYQPFYTKRCEIVTGVVEVEGLPEEVKTEQGADKAAQEKGVPDFWLIALKNNEITTEEITERDEGALKYLKDIKWNRVEEPKGFKLEFFFDENPYFKNTVLTKTYHMIDEDEPILEKAIGTEIEWYPGKCLTQKILKKKPKKGSKNTKPITKTEDCESFFNFFSPPQVPEDEDDLDDDMADELQGQMEHDYDIGSTIKEKIISHAVSWFTGEAVDPDDLEIDEDDDDEIDEDDDEDDEEDDEDEDDDDDEEDDEDEEAELGKRRRKKSSAGHKKSGRSQLAEGQQGERPAECKQQ